A region of Modestobacter marinus DNA encodes the following proteins:
- a CDS encoding M48 family metalloprotease has product MSPGGTSGSRRAALLVAAVLGAALVAVIALATPWDVLPVPPGGRTPVDPGAAFGPEQVARAEAFAAALRPASLTSLLLSLVVSAVFGLTRAGAATARAVARPLGGGWVWQVLLGSIALLLVGRLLTLPLSVYGEVIRHRYGLSTRGWGLWARDVATSFGISAGLTALGLLALVALARRAPRTWWAWAGGAAAALVVLGSFLYPLVIEPAFNRFESMPEGPLRTELIALAERSGTPVEDVLVADASRRTTALNAYVSGFGSTRRIVVYDTLLDQRPDAEIESIAAHELGHVANDDVLTGTLIGALGAGAGVALLGWLLGSTPLLRRAGAEGPGDGAVVGLLLLLLSLGTLVSTPVQNLVSRHIEARADLHALELTQDPGSFVAVQQALGGANLNDPDPPAIWQWAFGSHPTVPQRIAFAADWVAVRDR; this is encoded by the coding sequence ATGAGCCCGGGAGGGACCAGCGGGTCCCGCCGAGCGGCCCTGCTGGTGGCCGCGGTGCTCGGTGCTGCGCTGGTCGCGGTGATCGCCCTGGCCACGCCGTGGGACGTGCTGCCCGTGCCGCCGGGCGGGCGCACCCCCGTCGACCCGGGCGCCGCCTTCGGCCCGGAACAGGTGGCCCGGGCGGAGGCCTTCGCCGCGGCGCTGCGCCCGGCCTCGCTGACGTCGCTGCTGCTGAGCCTGGTCGTCTCGGCGGTCTTCGGGCTCACCCGGGCCGGTGCGGCGACCGCCCGGGCCGTCGCCCGGCCGCTGGGCGGTGGCTGGGTGTGGCAGGTGCTGCTCGGCTCGATCGCCCTCCTGCTCGTCGGCCGGCTGCTGACCCTGCCGCTGTCGGTCTACGGCGAGGTCATCCGGCACCGTTACGGCCTGTCCACCCGCGGCTGGGGCCTGTGGGCGCGGGACGTCGCCACCTCCTTCGGCATCTCCGCCGGGCTGACCGCCCTGGGTCTGCTGGCCCTGGTCGCGCTCGCCCGGCGGGCTCCGCGCACCTGGTGGGCGTGGGCGGGTGGGGCGGCCGCCGCGCTGGTCGTCCTCGGGTCGTTCCTGTACCCCCTGGTGATCGAGCCGGCCTTCAACCGCTTCGAGTCCATGCCGGAGGGCCCGCTGCGCACGGAGCTGATCGCGCTGGCCGAGCGCAGCGGCACCCCGGTGGAGGACGTGCTGGTCGCCGACGCCAGCCGGCGCACCACCGCGCTGAACGCCTACGTCTCCGGCTTCGGCTCCACGCGGCGGATCGTCGTCTACGACACGCTGCTGGACCAGCGGCCCGACGCGGAGATCGAGTCGATCGCCGCCCACGAGCTCGGGCACGTGGCCAACGACGACGTGCTCACCGGCACGCTGATCGGTGCGCTGGGAGCCGGCGCCGGCGTCGCCCTGCTGGGCTGGCTGCTCGGCTCCACCCCGCTGCTGCGCCGGGCCGGTGCGGAGGGGCCCGGGGACGGGGCGGTCGTCGGCCTGCTGCTCCTGTTGCTCTCGCTGGGCACGCTGGTGTCGACGCCGGTGCAGAACCTGGTCTCCCGGCACATCGAGGCGCGCGCGGACCTGCACGCGCTGGAGCTGACCCAGGACCCGGGGTCCTTCGTGGCGGTGCAGCAGGCCCTGGGGGGCGCCAACCTCAACGACCCCGATCCGCCGGCGATCTGGCAGTGGGCGTTCGGCTCGCACCCCACGGTGCCGCAGCGGATCGCCTTCGCCGCCGACTGGGTCGCGGTGCGGGACCGGTGA
- a CDS encoding C40 family peptidase encodes MAVVAASLTLAVLPGDAAAAPGAQVPEATSPEQATQLAADATHELEVVTEQFNEAQETLEQQRAAADAAARTVAEAQARLAALDEQVRRVARSAFTGENLSRFNALMTSGSPDEFLSQVTTLDSIAGHTDEILSQVTAAATAAAQAQSQAEAAAAAAEQTLQDVATRQRDLTARVDDYQAQYDALTVVQQQEVVEEHAGPVLEAPAEVVATSSSAQVAVDTAMAQLGDPYVWAAGGPDAFDCSGLTQYAYAAAGVTLPHSSRLQSQMGTAVSRSELQPGDLVFFRSPVSHVGMYIGGGQMVHAATFGVPVQVTSVDMAGYAGARRFLG; translated from the coding sequence GTGGCGGTCGTCGCCGCGAGCCTGACGCTGGCGGTCCTGCCGGGCGACGCCGCCGCAGCTCCCGGCGCCCAGGTCCCCGAGGCGACCAGCCCGGAGCAGGCCACCCAGCTGGCCGCTGACGCGACCCACGAGCTGGAGGTCGTCACCGAGCAGTTCAACGAGGCGCAGGAGACGCTGGAACAGCAGCGGGCAGCCGCGGACGCCGCGGCCCGGACGGTCGCCGAGGCGCAGGCGCGACTGGCCGCCCTGGACGAGCAGGTGCGCCGGGTCGCCCGCAGCGCCTTCACCGGGGAGAACCTGTCCCGCTTCAACGCCCTGATGACCAGTGGGTCGCCGGACGAGTTCCTCTCCCAGGTGACCACCCTGGACAGCATCGCCGGGCACACGGACGAGATCCTGTCCCAGGTCACCGCGGCGGCGACCGCGGCGGCGCAGGCGCAGTCCCAGGCGGAGGCGGCCGCCGCGGCCGCCGAGCAGACGCTGCAGGACGTCGCCACGCGGCAGCGCGACCTCACCGCCCGGGTCGACGACTACCAGGCGCAGTACGACGCCCTGACCGTCGTGCAGCAGCAGGAGGTGGTCGAGGAGCACGCCGGGCCGGTGCTCGAGGCCCCGGCGGAGGTGGTGGCCACCAGTTCCTCGGCGCAGGTCGCCGTGGACACCGCCATGGCGCAGCTCGGCGACCCGTACGTGTGGGCGGCCGGCGGCCCGGACGCCTTCGACTGCTCGGGCCTGACCCAGTACGCCTACGCCGCTGCGGGGGTGACCCTGCCGCACTCCAGCCGCCTCCAGTCGCAGATGGGGACGGCGGTCTCCCGGAGCGAGCTCCAGCCCGGCGACCTGGTCTTCTTCCGCAGCCCGGTCAGCCACGTGGGCATGTACATCGGCGGCGGGCAGATGGTGCACGCCGCGACCTTCGGCGTCCCGGTGCAGGTCACCAGCGTCGACATGGCCGGCTACGCCGGGGCGCGCCGCTTCCTCGGCTGA
- a CDS encoding DEDD exonuclease domain-containing protein, protein MALPSGHRTQEEPRFHQATIDDLGTQLAGVTFVVVDLETTGGSPKDSAITEIGAVKVRGGQVLGEFQTLVDPGHEIPPYISVLTGITSMMVAAAPRIDAVLPAFLEFARGAVLVAHNAPFDLGFLKAACEESGVLWPAFASVDTAVLARRLLTRDEVPNCKLATLAPYFSTSTQPCHRALDDARATVDVLHGLFERLGPLGITSLEELTGLTRQVDPQRRRKRHLAEHVPSGPGVYVFRGPGDEPLYVGTSGDLRSRVRSYFSAGEQRSRMTEMITLAERIEALPCAHDLEAAVRELRLIAEHKPRYNRRSRFPERALWVRLTDEPFPRLSVVRRVRPAAGAFLGPFPDRRAADAAVAAVHESLPLRQCTSRLSLTVLGSACALAGMGRCGAPCTGDQTREEYASIAAVFRAAVESDPRDLVAPLLHRVERLAEEGRYEEAAVLRDRVAVLVRAVRRRQRLESLATVPELVLARPDGAGGWQLAVVRRGRLVAAGVAERGRSVRGHLADLRATAETPTGPDDELAASVDETELVLRWMEKPGTRLVDLTGTLASRTPGTGGYSGFLAQVDAGRADRDPFADTRSLSTRSQPDRVTPGAPATGGRTPGRRGRVATGLASRA, encoded by the coding sequence GTGGCGCTGCCGAGCGGTCACCGCACTCAGGAGGAGCCACGGTTCCACCAGGCGACGATCGACGACCTGGGCACCCAGCTGGCCGGCGTCACCTTCGTGGTCGTCGACCTGGAGACCACCGGGGGCTCGCCGAAGGACAGCGCGATCACCGAGATCGGGGCGGTCAAGGTCCGCGGCGGCCAGGTGCTCGGCGAGTTCCAGACCCTGGTCGACCCCGGTCACGAGATCCCGCCCTACATCAGCGTGCTGACCGGGATCACCTCGATGATGGTGGCCGCCGCGCCGCGGATCGACGCGGTGCTGCCCGCCTTCCTGGAGTTCGCCCGCGGCGCCGTCCTCGTGGCGCACAACGCCCCCTTCGACCTGGGCTTCCTCAAGGCGGCCTGCGAGGAGAGCGGGGTGCTGTGGCCGGCGTTCGCCTCGGTCGACACCGCCGTCCTGGCCCGCCGGCTGCTCACCCGCGACGAGGTGCCCAACTGCAAGCTGGCCACCCTCGCGCCCTACTTCTCCACCTCCACCCAGCCCTGCCACCGCGCACTGGACGACGCCCGCGCGACCGTCGACGTCCTGCACGGGCTCTTCGAGCGCCTCGGGCCGCTGGGCATCACCTCGCTGGAGGAGCTGACCGGGCTGACCCGCCAGGTCGACCCGCAGCGCCGCCGCAAGCGCCACCTCGCCGAGCACGTCCCCTCCGGTCCCGGGGTGTACGTCTTCCGCGGCCCGGGCGACGAACCGCTCTACGTCGGCACGTCCGGCGACCTCCGCAGCAGGGTGCGCAGCTACTTCTCCGCCGGTGAGCAGCGCAGCCGGATGACCGAGATGATCACCCTCGCCGAGCGCATCGAGGCACTGCCGTGCGCGCACGACCTGGAGGCCGCCGTCCGGGAGCTCCGGCTGATCGCCGAGCACAAGCCCCGGTACAACCGGCGTTCCCGGTTCCCCGAGCGCGCGCTGTGGGTCCGGCTGACCGACGAGCCGTTCCCCCGACTGTCGGTGGTGCGCCGGGTGCGGCCGGCTGCCGGCGCGTTCCTCGGCCCCTTCCCCGACCGGCGGGCCGCCGACGCCGCCGTCGCCGCCGTGCACGAGTCCCTGCCACTGCGGCAGTGCACCTCCCGCCTGTCGCTGACCGTGCTGGGCAGTGCCTGCGCCCTGGCCGGGATGGGCCGGTGCGGGGCGCCGTGCACCGGCGACCAGACCCGGGAGGAGTACGCCTCGATCGCCGCCGTGTTCCGGGCGGCCGTCGAGTCCGACCCCCGCGACCTGGTCGCGCCGTTGCTGCACCGGGTCGAGCGGCTGGCCGAGGAGGGCCGGTACGAGGAGGCAGCCGTGCTGCGCGACCGGGTGGCCGTGCTCGTCCGGGCGGTGCGGCGCCGGCAGCGCCTGGAGTCGCTGGCCACCGTCCCGGAACTGGTCCTCGCCCGACCCGACGGCGCCGGGGGCTGGCAGCTGGCGGTGGTCCGCCGTGGCCGGCTGGTCGCGGCCGGCGTCGCCGAGCGGGGGCGGTCCGTCCGCGGCCACCTGGCCGACCTGCGCGCCACCGCCGAGACCCCGACCGGCCCGGACGACGAGCTGGCCGCCTCCGTCGACGAGACGGAGCTGGTGCTGCGCTGGATGGAGAAGCCCGGCACCCGCCTCGTCGACCTGACCGGCACGCTGGCCAGCCGCACCCCCGGCACGGGTGGGTACAGCGGTTTCCTCGCCCAGGTGGACGCCGGCCGCGCCGACCGGGACCCCTTCGCCGACACCCGGTCGCTCAGCACCCGCAGCCAGCCGGACCGGGTCACCCCGGGCGCCCCGGCGACCGGCGGGCGCACTCCCGGACGGCGCGGCCGGGTCGCGACCGGGCTAGCATCCCGGGCGTGA
- a CDS encoding Lrp/AsnC family transcriptional regulator, which produces MITAIVMIDAATDSIAEVAEAIAALPGVSEVYSVAGDVDLVALVRVHEFEEIAQVIAGRINKVPGVVDTATHIAFRAYSRHDLEAAFSIGFESTDQ; this is translated from the coding sequence GTGATCACCGCCATCGTGATGATCGATGCCGCCACCGACTCGATCGCCGAGGTGGCCGAGGCGATCGCCGCGCTGCCCGGGGTCAGCGAGGTCTACTCCGTCGCCGGCGACGTCGACCTGGTCGCGCTCGTCCGGGTGCACGAGTTCGAGGAGATCGCCCAGGTCATCGCCGGGCGGATCAACAAGGTTCCCGGCGTCGTCGACACGGCCACCCACATCGCCTTCCGCGCCTACTCACGGCACGACCTGGAGGCCGCGTTCTCGATCGGCTTCGAGTCGACCGACCAGTAG
- the trpD gene encoding anthranilate phosphoribosyltransferase — protein MTSAIPTWPGLLTRLTRGEHLAAEDTRWAMRQVMTGEATPAQVAGFVVALRAKGESPEEVAGLAATMLDQATPVQLPVDCVDIVGTGGDGAQTVNISTMAAIVTAAAGVPVAKHGNRAASSASGTADVLEALGVVIDLPAPAVAQCVREAGIGFFFAPVFHPGMRHAAAPRRELGIGTVFNFLGPLTNPARPVAAAIGCADTRMAPVLAQVLADRGTRALVFRGDDGLDELTTSTTSAVWVVRDGEVVAERLDPTALGIPVSAPGALRGGGPEVNAEVVRRLVAGEPGPVRDAVLLNAAGALAAFDPRGARLHDALGAGLERAAAAVDDGRAAAKLADWVRVSRAARG, from the coding sequence ATGACGTCCGCCATCCCGACCTGGCCCGGCCTGCTCACCCGACTCACCCGGGGCGAGCACCTCGCCGCCGAGGACACCCGCTGGGCGATGCGCCAGGTGATGACCGGGGAGGCGACCCCGGCCCAGGTCGCCGGCTTCGTGGTGGCCCTGCGGGCCAAGGGGGAGTCGCCGGAGGAGGTCGCCGGGCTCGCCGCGACGATGCTGGACCAGGCGACCCCGGTGCAGCTGCCGGTGGACTGCGTCGACATCGTCGGCACGGGCGGCGACGGTGCCCAGACGGTGAACATCTCGACGATGGCCGCCATCGTCACCGCCGCGGCCGGTGTCCCGGTGGCCAAGCACGGCAACCGGGCCGCGTCGTCGGCCTCGGGCACCGCCGACGTCCTCGAGGCGCTCGGGGTGGTCATCGACCTGCCTGCCCCCGCGGTCGCGCAGTGCGTGCGGGAGGCGGGGATCGGCTTCTTCTTCGCCCCGGTCTTCCACCCCGGGATGCGGCACGCGGCCGCGCCGCGGCGGGAGCTGGGGATCGGCACGGTCTTCAACTTCCTGGGCCCGCTGACGAACCCGGCTCGCCCGGTGGCGGCTGCGATCGGCTGTGCGGACACCCGGATGGCCCCGGTGCTGGCCCAGGTGCTCGCCGACCGGGGCACCCGTGCGCTGGTCTTCCGGGGGGACGACGGGCTCGACGAGCTCACCACCAGCACCACCTCGGCGGTGTGGGTCGTGCGTGACGGCGAGGTCGTGGCCGAGCGGCTGGACCCGACGGCCCTCGGCATCCCGGTGTCCGCGCCGGGCGCCCTCCGCGGCGGCGGTCCCGAGGTCAACGCCGAGGTGGTCCGTCGGCTGGTGGCCGGTGAGCCGGGGCCGGTCCGGGACGCGGTGCTGCTCAACGCGGCCGGGGCCCTCGCCGCGTTCGACCCGCGCGGCGCCCGGCTGCACGACGCGCTGGGTGCCGGGCTGGAACGCGCAGCAGCCGCCGTGGACGACGGCAGGGCGGCCGCGAAGCTGGCCGACTGGGTGCGGGTCAGCCGCGCAGCCCGCGGCTGA
- a CDS encoding cytochrome c oxidase subunit 3, with translation MTTAPVASSTFDTSRVHSLTRPNMVSVGTIVWLASELMFFAGLFAMYFTARARAEDGWPPEPTELNVPYALTFTLILVASSVTCQYGVFAAEIGNVYGLRRWFTITFVMGLVFVLGQMWEYRTLVVDHGTTISSSAYGSVFYLTTGFHALHVIGGLIAFVFVLIRSTMGRFTPAQATSAIVVSYYWHFVDVVWVGLFITIYLIK, from the coding sequence GTGACAACGGCCCCCGTGGCGAGCAGCACCTTCGACACCTCGCGGGTGCACTCCCTGACCCGACCGAACATGGTCAGCGTCGGCACGATCGTCTGGCTCGCCAGTGAGCTGATGTTCTTCGCCGGCCTGTTCGCCATGTACTTCACCGCCCGCGCCCGCGCCGAGGACGGCTGGCCGCCGGAGCCGACCGAGCTGAACGTGCCGTACGCGCTGACCTTCACGCTGATCCTGGTCGCCTCGTCGGTGACCTGTCAGTACGGCGTCTTCGCAGCTGAGATCGGCAACGTCTACGGCCTGCGGCGCTGGTTCACCATCACGTTCGTGATGGGGCTCGTCTTCGTGCTGGGCCAGATGTGGGAGTACCGCACCCTGGTCGTCGACCACGGCACGACCATCTCCTCCTCGGCCTACGGGTCGGTGTTCTACCTGACGACGGGCTTCCACGCCCTGCACGTGATCGGTGGCCTTATAGCCTTCGTCTTCGTGCTCATTCGGTCCACCATGGGCCGTTTCACCCCTGCCCAGGCGACCTCCGCGATCGTGGTGTCCTACTACTGGCACTTCGTCGACGTCGTGTGGGTGGGCCTGTTCATCACGATCTACCTGATCAAGTAG
- a CDS encoding c-type cytochrome, protein MSTTNASSEAPLEGGRRGLLRRRPAVGTPAAAARDRRRSKQRRRLANVAGLMAALILTGIGYSALAPGASAADELTESESVAVEAGRELYTLSCITCHGSNLQGVEDRGPSLIGVGSASVYFQVSTGRMPLVRQEAQAPEHPVMFTEAEIAQLMAYVQANGGGPTVPSGDLRDGELAEGGELFRLNCASCHNFVGEGGALSSGKRAPSLDGVTDAQIYAAMLTGPENMPVFGDNQLTPEEKRSIIDYVQTIQDQADPGGAAIGRAGPVAEGLVIWVAGVGALLFGIFWMGTKA, encoded by the coding sequence GTGTCCACCACGAACGCCTCGTCCGAAGCCCCTCTCGAGGGCGGTCGCCGCGGGCTGCTGCGCCGCCGGCCGGCCGTCGGCACGCCGGCCGCCGCCGCCCGTGACCGGCGCCGCTCCAAGCAGCGCCGCCGCCTGGCCAACGTGGCCGGGTTGATGGCCGCCCTGATCCTGACCGGGATCGGCTACTCCGCTCTCGCGCCGGGCGCCAGCGCCGCCGACGAGCTGACGGAGAGCGAGTCCGTCGCGGTCGAGGCCGGCCGCGAGCTGTACACCCTCAGCTGCATCACCTGCCACGGCTCCAACCTCCAGGGCGTGGAGGACCGCGGCCCGTCGCTCATCGGCGTCGGGTCGGCCTCGGTCTACTTCCAGGTCTCCACCGGGCGCATGCCGCTGGTCCGCCAGGAGGCCCAGGCGCCCGAGCACCCGGTGATGTTCACCGAGGCGGAGATCGCCCAGCTGATGGCCTACGTCCAGGCCAACGGCGGCGGCCCGACCGTCCCGTCGGGCGACCTGCGCGACGGCGAGCTGGCCGAGGGCGGCGAGCTGTTCCGGCTCAACTGCGCCTCCTGCCACAACTTCGTCGGTGAGGGCGGCGCGCTCTCCTCCGGCAAGCGGGCGCCGTCCCTGGACGGCGTCACCGACGCGCAGATCTACGCGGCCATGCTGACCGGCCCGGAGAACATGCCGGTGTTCGGCGACAACCAGCTGACGCCGGAGGAGAAGCGCTCGATCATCGACTACGTGCAGACGATCCAGGACCAGGCCGACCCCGGTGGCGCCGCGATCGGCCGCGCCGGTCCGGTCGCCGAGGGCCTGGTCATCTGGGTCGCCGGTGTCGGCGCCCTGCTGTTCGGGATCTTCTGGATGGGGACGAAGGCGTGA
- a CDS encoding ubiquinol-cytochrome c reductase iron-sulfur subunit → MSTTDKHPGSAGSDTAGPAHGGPDDDYSPAQLAAMDRTELDRLGARYDGVEVLHVEPGPVPGSAVEKQATRQVTMWFALGAIFAVAFLVVYAGSGWFLPSWEWEVGADAWSAFFTPLLGLTMGLSLLCIGIGLVQYVKKLLPHETAVQDKHDGSHFDRVTTGATLMSGLDKSGLPRRKLLLGTLGAMGAAAGAMIIAPLGGLIKNPNTGNPLGTTSWAEGVRLLRDDGTPIRPGDQQPGSLETVFPAVEGGNRQADAATMLIRLRPEQQLSDEPREGQADFSYGDYVAYSKICTHAGCPVSLYEQETGRILCPCHQSQFLVTAGAKPVFGPATRALPQLPITVDDEGYFVARSDYIEAVGPTYWNRERI, encoded by the coding sequence GTGAGCACGACGGACAAGCACCCCGGTTCGGCCGGCAGCGACACCGCCGGTCCCGCCCACGGCGGGCCGGACGACGACTACTCGCCGGCACAGCTGGCGGCCATGGACCGCACGGAGCTGGACCGGCTGGGTGCCCGCTACGACGGCGTGGAGGTGCTCCACGTCGAGCCCGGCCCCGTGCCCGGTTCGGCCGTGGAGAAGCAGGCCACCCGCCAGGTGACCATGTGGTTCGCCCTCGGCGCGATCTTCGCCGTGGCCTTCCTGGTCGTCTACGCCGGCTCCGGCTGGTTCCTCCCCAGCTGGGAGTGGGAGGTGGGGGCGGATGCCTGGAGTGCCTTCTTCACCCCGCTCCTCGGCCTGACGATGGGCCTGTCGCTGCTGTGCATCGGCATCGGCCTGGTCCAGTACGTCAAGAAGCTCCTGCCGCACGAGACGGCGGTCCAGGACAAGCACGACGGCTCGCACTTCGACCGGGTGACCACCGGGGCGACCCTGATGAGCGGCCTGGACAAGTCCGGGCTCCCCCGCCGCAAGCTGCTCCTGGGCACGCTCGGCGCGATGGGCGCTGCGGCCGGCGCCATGATCATCGCCCCGCTCGGCGGGCTGATCAAGAATCCGAACACCGGCAACCCGCTCGGTACCACCTCGTGGGCCGAAGGGGTCCGTCTCCTGCGCGACGACGGCACCCCGATCCGTCCCGGCGACCAGCAGCCGGGCTCCCTGGAGACGGTCTTCCCGGCCGTCGAGGGCGGCAACCGGCAGGCCGACGCGGCCACGATGCTGATCCGGCTGCGTCCGGAGCAGCAGCTCAGCGACGAGCCCCGGGAAGGCCAGGCGGACTTCTCCTACGGCGACTACGTCGCCTACTCGAAGATCTGCACGCACGCCGGCTGCCCGGTGTCCCTCTACGAGCAGGAGACGGGCCGCATCCTCTGCCCGTGCCACCAGTCGCAGTTCCTGGTGACCGCCGGGGCGAAGCCGGTCTTCGGCCCGGCGACCCGCGCGCTCCCCCAGCTGCCCATCACGGTCGACGACGAGGGCTACTTCGTGGCACGGAGCGACTACATTGAGGCAGTCGGCCCCACCTACTGGAACCGGGAACGGATCTGA
- a CDS encoding cytochrome b, protein MATTTAAPGAPTSKIGQAALEVDDRLIVAGPLRRTLNKVFPDHWSFLLGEIALYSFVILLLSGTYLTFFYDATMQEVVYEGVYAPLRGVEMSAAYESTLGLSFDVRGGLLIRQIHHWAALLFVASIVIHLLRIFFTGAFRRPRETNWLIGVVLLVLALLMGVTGYSLPDDLLSGTGLRIISAIILSLPVIGTWAHWAVFNGDYVGMDIIGRFYIVHVLIIPAILLALIAAHLLILVKQKHTQFPGAGRTEHNVVGNRLFPAFAGKATALFFIVFGLCAALGGLVQINPIWLWGPYNPAQVSAGSQPDWYIGFLDGSTRLFPAWDINLPGDYTIPALFWPTVVGAGLMFTVLALYPMIERKLTGDTASHHLLQRPRDVPVRTSVGAMALTFYVVLWISGGNDLIADKFDISLNAMTWFGRIGCLVLPPFAYWMTYRLCLGLQRHDREVLEHGIETGVIRRLPSGEFIEVHQPLGPVDEHGHGQLAYGGASVPKRMNQVGGARRAIKGFFKPIEEPAEVQRQAELEARGLEAEQADRHSLTSGRPSEGGRPSEGGRPQAPRD, encoded by the coding sequence ATGGCCACCACCACGGCGGCGCCTGGTGCGCCGACGAGCAAGATCGGGCAAGCAGCCCTCGAGGTCGACGACCGGCTGATCGTCGCCGGTCCGCTGCGCCGGACCCTGAACAAGGTCTTCCCCGACCACTGGTCCTTCCTGCTCGGGGAGATCGCGCTCTACTCGTTCGTCATCCTGCTGCTCTCCGGCACGTACCTGACGTTCTTCTACGACGCCACCATGCAGGAGGTCGTCTACGAGGGCGTCTACGCACCGCTGCGGGGCGTGGAGATGTCGGCCGCCTACGAGTCGACGCTCGGGCTCTCCTTCGACGTCCGCGGCGGTCTGCTGATCCGGCAGATCCACCACTGGGCCGCCCTGCTGTTCGTGGCCTCGATCGTCATCCACCTGCTGCGGATCTTCTTCACCGGCGCCTTCCGGCGTCCGCGTGAGACCAACTGGCTGATCGGCGTCGTGCTGCTGGTCCTGGCGCTGCTCATGGGCGTCACCGGCTACTCCCTCCCCGACGACCTGCTGTCGGGCACGGGCCTCCGGATCATCAGCGCGATCATCCTGTCGCTGCCGGTCATCGGCACCTGGGCGCACTGGGCGGTCTTCAACGGCGACTACGTCGGCATGGACATCATCGGACGGTTCTACATCGTCCACGTGCTGATCATCCCGGCGATCCTGCTGGCGCTGATCGCTGCGCACCTGCTGATCCTGGTCAAGCAGAAGCACACGCAGTTCCCGGGTGCCGGTCGCACCGAGCACAACGTGGTCGGGAACCGGCTTTTCCCCGCGTTCGCCGGGAAGGCGACCGCACTGTTCTTCATCGTCTTCGGGCTGTGCGCCGCCCTGGGCGGTCTGGTGCAGATCAACCCGATCTGGCTGTGGGGCCCGTACAACCCGGCACAGGTGTCGGCCGGTTCGCAGCCGGACTGGTACATCGGCTTCCTCGACGGGTCGACCCGGCTCTTCCCGGCCTGGGACATCAACCTCCCCGGCGACTACACGATCCCGGCCCTGTTCTGGCCCACGGTCGTCGGCGCCGGCCTGATGTTCACCGTGCTCGCGCTCTACCCGATGATCGAGCGCAAGCTCACCGGGGACACTGCATCGCACCACCTGCTGCAGCGCCCCCGCGACGTCCCCGTCCGGACGTCGGTGGGCGCGATGGCCCTCACGTTCTACGTGGTCCTGTGGATCTCGGGTGGCAACGACCTGATCGCCGACAAGTTCGACATCAGCCTCAACGCCATGACCTGGTTCGGTCGGATCGGGTGCCTGGTGCTCCCGCCGTTCGCCTACTGGATGACCTACCGCCTGTGCCTGGGGCTCCAGCGGCACGACCGCGAGGTGCTCGAGCACGGCATCGAGACCGGGGTCATCCGCCGGCTCCCCAGCGGGGAGTTCATCGAGGTGCACCAGCCCCTCGGCCCGGTGGACGAGCACGGCCACGGCCAGCTGGCCTACGGCGGTGCCTCGGTGCCCAAGCGGATGAACCAGGTCGGCGGTGCACGCCGGGCGATCAAGGGCTTCTTCAAGCCGATCGAGGAGCCGGCGGAGGTGCAGCGGCAGGCAGAGCTGGAGGCCCGCGGCCTCGAGGCAGAGCAGGCCGACCGTCACTCCCTCACCTCCGGGCGCCCCTCCGAGGGGGGTCGGCCCTCCGAGGGTGGACGGCCGCAGGCTCCGCGCGACTGA
- a CDS encoding cytochrome c oxidase subunit 4 → MKVEALIFNLITVFCLVTAVVYGVWAREPIGTTALALSGGLTALIGGFFWFVSRRIDARPEDRKDSEIADGAGELGFFSPASYWPFGLAFSAGIMGLALAFWYPWLVIIGAVALIVTIGGLLFEYYVGQNAHS, encoded by the coding sequence GTGAAGGTCGAAGCGCTCATCTTCAACTTGATCACGGTCTTCTGCCTCGTGACCGCCGTGGTCTACGGCGTCTGGGCCCGGGAGCCCATCGGGACCACGGCGCTCGCGCTGTCCGGTGGCCTCACCGCCCTGATCGGTGGCTTCTTCTGGTTCGTGAGCCGTCGCATCGACGCCCGCCCCGAGGACCGCAAGGACTCCGAGATCGCCGACGGCGCCGGTGAGCTGGGCTTCTTCAGCCCGGCCAGCTACTGGCCGTTCGGGCTCGCGTTCTCCGCCGGGATCATGGGCCTGGCGCTCGCCTTCTGGTACCCGTGGCTGGTCATCATCGGGGCCGTCGCGCTCATCGTGACCATCGGTGGCCTGCTCTTCGAGTACTACGTCGGGCAGAACGCGCACAGCTGA